Proteins co-encoded in one Bremerella sp. TYQ1 genomic window:
- a CDS encoding leucine-rich repeat domain-containing protein, producing MESSQPNQRRRFQFGLLALLIMVTVVAVTTGLLRAPLLRTQQEMKLAQRVRELGGQVTLGGSLEGRGQAGQSYIGVIDLSGTQVTDDDLIEIGKLTGLTHLYLNRTAVTDDGMQSLVSLPSLVQLELDDTSVTRTGITHIAQLPTLEVLTLERCPIDDSAVETIAKIAPLWMLHLDGTGITDEAMVPINKLALLRHLSIKHTSIGDAGLGHLNKHPALEIVFVNQTNITETGIQQFNRKKAHTTQTAIP from the coding sequence ATGGAAAGTTCCCAACCCAACCAACGTCGCCGCTTTCAATTCGGACTGCTCGCACTGCTGATCATGGTCACCGTCGTGGCCGTGACGACTGGTTTGCTGCGTGCGCCATTGCTGCGAACGCAGCAGGAAATGAAACTTGCCCAGCGAGTTCGCGAACTTGGGGGTCAAGTTACCTTGGGCGGGTCACTGGAAGGTCGCGGCCAGGCAGGGCAGTCGTATATCGGAGTGATCGATCTTAGCGGAACCCAAGTCACCGACGACGACTTGATCGAAATTGGTAAGCTCACGGGGCTGACCCATCTGTATCTCAATCGAACGGCCGTCACCGATGACGGTATGCAGTCGCTGGTATCGCTGCCGAGCCTGGTTCAACTGGAACTGGACGACACGTCGGTCACACGGACCGGAATCACACATATTGCCCAGTTGCCAACGCTGGAGGTACTGACGCTTGAACGCTGTCCGATCGATGACAGCGCCGTCGAAACCATTGCCAAAATCGCACCTCTGTGGATGTTACATCTCGACGGAACGGGGATCACGGACGAAGCGATGGTCCCAATCAACAAGCTTGCCCTCTTAAGGCATCTCAGCATCAAACACACTTCGATCGGTGACGCAGGACTTGGCCATCTGAACAAGCACCCCGCACTCGAAATAGTTTTTGTCAATCAGACCAACATCACCGAAACAGGCATTCAACAGTTCAACCGCAAGAAGGCCCACACAACACAAACGGCGATCCCCTAG
- a CDS encoding carboxymuconolactone decarboxylase family protein, which translates to MQEYQTPKDRAYTQDLIDSARPEAEAFLNLKHTAERSDGAIPVKYRELMSVAVAMTTQCAYCIEAHIKNAIDAGASKEEIGEAVFIAAALRAGGAVGNGLMAMKMFDEMSQDAEGAAK; encoded by the coding sequence ATGCAGGAATATCAAACCCCGAAAGATCGCGCGTACACGCAAGACTTGATTGACTCGGCGCGGCCGGAAGCCGAGGCTTTTTTAAACCTGAAGCATACCGCCGAACGCTCCGATGGCGCGATTCCGGTAAAGTACCGGGAACTGATGTCGGTCGCTGTCGCGATGACGACTCAATGTGCTTACTGCATCGAAGCCCACATCAAAAACGCGATCGATGCCGGCGCAAGCAAAGAGGAGATCGGCGAAGCGGTTTTCATCGCCGCCGCGCTCCGCGCCGGAGGAGCGGTCGGCAACGGACTGATGGCCATGAAAATGTTCGACGAGATGAGCCAAGACGCAGAAGGTGCCGCCAAGTAA
- a CDS encoding SDR family NAD(P)-dependent oxidoreductase, with protein MPSESRVSNLIDRVVVITGGANGIGAAVVRLMLQRGANVVVGDIDKAAAARLTTEVRDRWGLDRFGFEVCDVREESDIVHLLKYAQAKFGAVHCMINNAGTGGAFGSLLETSAVDWDNTQAINLRSAFLGTKHAAKMMIEQATGGSIINVTSVAAHQGGAGGAAYSASKAGIDSLTRVAATQLGKHNIRVNAVCPGAIVSSLTHRNIDPDGMMEAAAATQPLGFAGVPDHIAPAFAFLASDDSQFMSGSVMVLDGGYTAEGQNLYSGSHPFGNAIVDRATRAGVGSFDSGIRNATNDRPDESVLEQLRAELPSGPKRCVLITGVSRGLGRELCLHMIDAGHTVVGVARSQEAIEALRNEFPGTHRFDSLDVSNSEQVKAWADDVTASGLVPDLILNNAAVVNELKQVWRIEPDEFQKVMQVNVLGSFYVLRYLLPAMIRQKKGIIVNFSSGWGRTAAAKVSPYCASKWAVEGMTQAIAEELPPTMGVVTLHPGIIQTDTLTASFGESASLYPTPQEWAKVAVPYVLGIEPSDNGKQLSVPGMTTFRGMGKLNAT; from the coding sequence ATGCCTAGCGAATCTCGCGTCTCGAATCTGATTGATCGTGTCGTCGTTATCACCGGCGGGGCCAATGGCATTGGGGCGGCGGTGGTTCGGTTGATGCTACAGCGCGGGGCGAACGTGGTGGTCGGGGACATCGACAAAGCGGCCGCGGCGCGATTGACGACCGAAGTCCGCGACCGTTGGGGGCTCGATCGATTCGGCTTCGAGGTGTGCGACGTTCGCGAAGAGTCTGATATTGTTCACCTGTTGAAGTATGCCCAAGCGAAGTTCGGTGCCGTTCACTGCATGATCAACAACGCCGGCACCGGCGGGGCGTTCGGATCGCTGCTGGAGACCTCGGCGGTCGACTGGGACAACACGCAAGCCATCAATCTCCGCAGTGCGTTTCTCGGGACCAAACATGCCGCGAAGATGATGATCGAGCAAGCGACTGGGGGTTCGATCATCAACGTCACTTCGGTTGCCGCCCATCAAGGAGGAGCAGGAGGGGCAGCCTACTCGGCATCGAAAGCAGGTATCGATTCGTTGACGCGAGTCGCCGCTACGCAGCTTGGCAAACATAACATCCGCGTGAATGCCGTTTGCCCCGGGGCAATTGTGTCGTCGCTGACGCATCGCAATATCGACCCTGACGGCATGATGGAAGCGGCCGCCGCGACGCAGCCGCTTGGCTTCGCTGGCGTCCCGGATCATATCGCTCCGGCGTTTGCATTCCTGGCAAGCGATGACTCGCAGTTCATGTCGGGCTCGGTCATGGTGCTTGACGGCGGTTATACGGCCGAAGGACAAAACCTTTACAGCGGCAGCCATCCTTTTGGCAATGCGATTGTCGATCGAGCGACGCGTGCCGGGGTGGGTAGCTTCGACAGCGGGATTCGTAATGCCACGAACGATCGGCCGGATGAATCGGTCCTCGAGCAACTTCGCGCCGAACTGCCTTCCGGTCCGAAACGTTGTGTACTGATTACCGGCGTCAGTCGCGGGCTAGGTCGCGAGCTATGCCTCCACATGATCGACGCTGGGCACACCGTGGTAGGTGTCGCGCGAAGCCAAGAGGCGATTGAGGCTTTGCGAAACGAATTCCCAGGAACACACCGTTTCGACAGTCTCGATGTTTCCAACAGCGAACAAGTCAAAGCCTGGGCCGACGATGTCACCGCTTCCGGATTGGTGCCAGACTTGATCTTGAACAACGCAGCCGTGGTGAACGAGCTGAAACAGGTCTGGCGGATCGAACCAGACGAGTTTCAAAAAGTGATGCAGGTCAACGTCCTGGGGTCGTTTTACGTGCTGCGTTATTTGCTGCCGGCAATGATTCGGCAGAAGAAGGGAATCATCGTCAACTTCAGTTCCGGTTGGGGACGCACCGCCGCGGCGAAGGTTTCTCCGTACTGCGCGTCGAAGTGGGCCGTCGAAGGAATGACCCAGGCCATCGCCGAAGAACTGCCGCCAACGATGGGTGTCGTCACGCTGCATCCTGGAATCATTCAAACCGATACTTTGACGGCGTCCTTCGGTGAATCGGCGAGCCTTTACCCGACTCCGCAAGAGTGGGCCAAAGTGGCGGTGCCGTATGTGTTGGGGATCGAACCGAGCGACAACGGCAAACAGCTTTCGGTGCCTGGGATGACCACGTTTCGCGGCATGGGCAAGCTGAATGCGACTTAG